The following proteins are co-located in the Fusobacteria bacterium ZRK30 genome:
- the lysA gene encoding diaminopimelate decarboxylase gives MFGTQEINGDGILEIGGVSVKKLKEEYGTPLYVMDKNYIVEKAELIKTSFQSKVFKTEVAYASKAFLTVGMCKIVDELDLCLDVVSGGEIYTALKAGFPMERAHFHGNSKSIEELEMAVEYGVGTIIVDNHLEFELLEDICVKKQRKTNAILRVNPGIDAHTHEYIQTSKFDSKFGESIFLEETKELIRGIHRSKWIKFEGLHAHIGSQIFDINSFLKEAEVMTEYIKGLVGEGIGVETLNLGGGYGIYYSEGDEPIDIELCLKEQVKIIENINEEYNLGIKKLQIEPGRSLIANAGTTLYTVQGLKTTYSGKNYYFIDGGMTDNIRPALYQAVYSGTIGNRCLEEKENLVTVAGKCCESGDLILKDTKLQKAELGDVLCVFGTGAYNYSMASNYNKIPRPAVVMVEDGESALMVKRESYEDLIRNDL, from the coding sequence ATGTTTGGAACTCAAGAGATTAATGGCGATGGAATTTTGGAAATTGGTGGAGTATCGGTAAAGAAATTAAAGGAAGAGTATGGAACTCCCCTCTATGTTATGGATAAAAATTATATAGTAGAAAAGGCGGAATTAATAAAAACAAGTTTTCAATCTAAAGTATTTAAGACTGAGGTAGCCTACGCTTCCAAAGCATTTTTAACTGTTGGGATGTGCAAGATAGTAGATGAACTGGATCTTTGTTTAGATGTTGTTTCTGGAGGAGAGATATATACTGCTTTAAAGGCAGGATTTCCAATGGAGAGGGCTCATTTTCACGGGAACAGTAAATCTATAGAGGAACTTGAGATGGCAGTAGAATATGGGGTGGGAACCATTATAGTAGATAATCATTTGGAATTTGAATTGTTAGAAGATATATGTGTGAAAAAACAAAGGAAGACAAATGCAATCTTACGTGTAAATCCAGGGATAGATGCACATACCCATGAGTATATTCAGACCTCTAAGTTTGATTCGAAATTTGGAGAATCGATCTTTCTGGAGGAGACCAAGGAACTCATTAGAGGAATTCATAGAAGTAAGTGGATAAAATTTGAGGGACTCCATGCCCATATAGGTTCTCAAATATTTGATATCAATTCTTTTTTGAAGGAAGCTGAAGTTATGACCGAGTATATAAAAGGATTGGTTGGAGAAGGGATAGGAGTAGAAACCCTTAATTTAGGCGGCGGATACGGTATCTATTATTCAGAGGGAGATGAGCCTATCGATATAGAACTCTGCCTGAAGGAACAAGTAAAGATTATAGAGAATATAAATGAAGAATATAATTTAGGGATCAAAAAACTCCAGATTGAACCGGGAAGATCGTTAATAGCCAATGCCGGGACTACCCTTTATACGGTGCAGGGATTAAAAACTACCTATTCGGGGAAAAATTATTATTTTATTGATGGAGGGATGACGGATAATATAAGACCGGCTCTGTATCAGGCAGTCTATAGTGGGACAATTGGGAACAGGTGTTTGGAGGAAAAAGAAAACCTGGTAACTGTAGCAGGGAAATGCTGTGAATCAGGAGATCTAATTCTGAAGGATACAAAATTACAGAAAGCAGAATTGGGAGATGTTTTATGTGTATTTGGTACAGGAGCATATAATTATTCCATGGCAAGCAACTATAATAAGATCCCCAGACCTGCTGTGGTTATGGTAGAAGATGGGGAATC